Proteins co-encoded in one Sphingopyxis sp. BE259 genomic window:
- a CDS encoding metalloregulator ArsR/SmtB family transcription factor — MSELIDIFRALADPTRLRVVALLREMELAIGELAVVLDQSQPRVSRHVRILVEAGIVERRREGSWVFLRIAKGGPIAEIIGQAEKWPFSAREALVIAHDARRLAAVRDERAAVAARYFAEHAAEWDAIRSRHVAESEVEAAMLAMMHNRRLGHLLDIGTGTGRMAEIFAPTARRITALDRSPEMLRIARAKLAGQAIPVDLVQGDFLHLPVGDASVDSIVIHQALHFAHEPDRVIGEASRVLRGGGHLLVVDFAPHEDEDLRNLAAHARLGFSDAQIRGWFASAGLLLENTQTLEGGELAVKLWLGRRRSDEDQPPVAHDGDAQQKRLAA; from the coding sequence GAGCTGATCGACATCTTTCGGGCCTTGGCCGACCCGACGCGACTGCGAGTCGTCGCGTTGCTCCGCGAAATGGAGCTGGCGATTGGCGAACTCGCGGTCGTTCTCGACCAGAGCCAGCCGCGCGTGTCGCGCCACGTCCGTATCCTGGTCGAGGCGGGGATTGTCGAGCGGCGGCGCGAAGGGAGCTGGGTGTTCCTGCGGATCGCCAAGGGCGGACCGATCGCCGAGATCATCGGGCAGGCGGAGAAATGGCCATTTTCCGCACGCGAGGCGCTGGTCATCGCGCATGACGCGCGGCGCCTGGCGGCGGTGCGCGACGAACGCGCCGCGGTTGCTGCGCGCTATTTTGCCGAACATGCCGCCGAATGGGACGCGATCCGTTCGCGCCATGTCGCCGAAAGCGAGGTCGAGGCGGCGATGCTGGCGATGATGCACAATCGTCGGCTCGGCCATCTTCTCGACATCGGCACCGGCACCGGCCGGATGGCGGAGATATTTGCGCCGACGGCGCGCCGGATCACCGCGCTTGACCGCAGCCCCGAAATGCTGCGCATCGCGCGCGCCAAACTGGCCGGGCAGGCGATTCCGGTCGATCTGGTCCAGGGCGATTTCCTGCATTTGCCAGTGGGCGACGCCAGCGTCGACAGTATCGTCATCCATCAGGCGCTGCATTTCGCGCACGAGCCCGACCGGGTGATCGGCGAAGCGAGCCGGGTGCTGCGCGGCGGCGGCCATTTGCTGGTCGTCGATTTCGCACCGCATGAGGATGAAGATCTGCGCAACCTCGCGGCGCATGCGCGGCTCGGCTTTTCGGACGCTCAGATCCGTGGCTGGTTCGCTTCGGCAGGACTGCTGCTCGAAAACACCCAGACGCTCGAAGGCGGGGAGCTGGCGGTCAAACTATGGCTCGGCCGCCGTCGCAGCGATGAAGATCAACCGCCGGTCGCCCATGATGGCGACGCTCAGCAAAAAAGGCTTGCGGCATGA
- the metF gene encoding methylenetetrahydrofolate reductase, with amino-acid sequence MTSNLNSLAEARRAAASPLFANLDGDIGVSFEFFPPKTDKMEAQLWDTFRTLEPLAPRFVSVTYGAGGSTRERTHATVARIAAESAVPPAAHLTCVEASRAEIDEVAAAYWDAGVRHIVALRGDVPGGAPYSAHPQGYANAIELVAGLKAVAPFEISVAAYPETHPDADCPQSDLDNLKRKLDAGATRAITQFFFSPDSFLRFRDAAAAAGIDAPIIPGILPVSNVSQTRRIADMCGTAIPAWMVSLFDGLDDHPAARQLVAATVAAEMCRRLYAGGVRDFHFYTLNRAELSYAICHLLGLRPTPTAKDQAA; translated from the coding sequence ATGACGTCGAATTTGAACTCGCTCGCGGAGGCGCGCCGCGCCGCGGCCTCACCGCTGTTCGCCAATCTGGACGGCGATATCGGCGTCAGCTTCGAATTTTTCCCTCCCAAGACCGACAAGATGGAAGCGCAGCTGTGGGACACGTTCCGCACCCTCGAACCTCTTGCGCCACGCTTTGTTTCGGTCACCTACGGTGCGGGCGGGTCGACACGCGAGCGCACCCATGCGACCGTCGCGCGCATCGCCGCGGAAAGCGCCGTGCCGCCCGCTGCGCACCTGACCTGTGTCGAGGCTTCGCGCGCCGAGATTGACGAGGTTGCAGCGGCCTATTGGGACGCCGGGGTGCGGCACATCGTCGCGCTGCGCGGTGACGTGCCGGGCGGGGCGCCATACAGCGCGCATCCGCAGGGCTATGCCAATGCGATCGAGCTGGTCGCGGGGCTCAAGGCGGTGGCGCCGTTCGAAATCTCGGTCGCCGCCTATCCCGAAACCCACCCCGATGCCGATTGTCCGCAGTCCGATCTCGACAATCTGAAGCGCAAGCTCGACGCCGGGGCGACGCGCGCGATCACCCAGTTTTTCTTCTCGCCCGACAGCTTCCTGCGCTTTCGCGACGCGGCGGCGGCGGCGGGGATCGACGCACCGATCATTCCGGGCATCCTGCCGGTGTCGAACGTGTCGCAGACGCGGCGCATCGCCGATATGTGCGGGACGGCGATCCCGGCGTGGATGGTGTCGCTGTTCGACGGGCTCGACGATCATCCCGCGGCGCGCCAGCTGGTGGCGGCGACCGTCGCTGCCGAAATGTGCCGCCGACTCTATGCCGGCGGCGTCCGTGATTTCCATTTCTACACCCTCAATCGCGCCGAACTCAGCTATGCCATATGTCATCTGCTCGGCCTGCGCCCTACCCCGACCGCAAAGGATCAAGCCGCATGA